One Gemmatimonadales bacterium DNA window includes the following coding sequences:
- a CDS encoding hydroxyacid dehydrogenase, with translation MPDRIVVADRLGKAGLDMLRAMEGCEVVETAGKAPEVLEKALGEAVALVVRSETKVTAAMIAKAPKLKVIARAGMGTDTIDVDEASRRKIPVLTAPGANSNSVAEYTFALMLALARKVAPAAASLAAGKWDRKSFEGSELRGKTLGLLGLGRIGSRVASIARGFGMTAVGYDPGITAEQAELLGLDLIPLDVLIQRADVLSLHVKLNASTRHMLDDRRLSLVKKGVLIINTARGALIDDAALVKALQDGRVGGAALDVYDPEPLPADSVLRAAPNVLLTPHLAASTAEAQARVATEIASALGDALLRSDFSAAVNLAAFPK, from the coding sequence GTGCCTGACCGCATCGTTGTGGCGGATCGCCTCGGCAAGGCCGGGCTCGACATGCTGCGGGCGATGGAGGGCTGCGAGGTGGTGGAGACCGCCGGGAAGGCGCCGGAGGTGCTCGAGAAGGCCCTCGGTGAAGCGGTGGCGCTGGTGGTGCGCAGCGAGACCAAGGTGACGGCGGCGATGATCGCCAAGGCGCCCAAGCTCAAGGTCATCGCCCGCGCCGGCATGGGCACGGACACCATCGACGTGGACGAGGCGTCGCGGCGGAAGATCCCGGTCCTGACCGCGCCCGGCGCCAACTCGAACAGCGTCGCGGAGTACACCTTCGCGCTGATGCTGGCGCTCGCCCGCAAGGTGGCGCCGGCCGCGGCTTCGCTGGCGGCGGGCAAGTGGGACCGCAAGTCGTTCGAGGGCTCGGAGCTGCGCGGCAAGACGCTGGGCCTCCTGGGACTGGGGCGGATCGGCAGCCGCGTCGCGTCCATCGCCAGGGGATTCGGGATGACGGCGGTGGGCTACGATCCGGGGATCACGGCCGAGCAGGCGGAGCTGCTGGGACTGGACCTGATCCCGCTCGACGTCCTGATCCAGCGCGCGGACGTGTTGAGCCTGCACGTCAAGCTCAACGCGAGCACCCGGCACATGCTGGACGACCGCCGGCTCAGCCTGGTGAAGAAGGGGGTCCTGATCATCAACACGGCGCGTGGCGCCTTGATCGACGACGCGGCCCTGGTGAAGGCCCTGCAGGACGGCCGGGTGGGTGGGGCCGCGCTGGACGTCTACGACCCGGAGCCGCTGCCGGCCGACTCGGTGCTGCGCGCGGCCCCCAACGTGCTGCTGACCCCACACCTCGCGGCCTCCACGGCGGAGGCGCAGGCGCGCGTGGCCACCGAGATCGCGTCGGCGCTGGGAGACGCACTGCTGCGAAGCGATTTCAGTGCCGCGGTGAACCTGGCGGCGTTCCCGAAGTAG